TCTTCTTGTTCCTGTTGACGCTGATGAAGTAGGCGCTGAAGCCGCCGATGAAGTAGGGTGGCATCTGCCTTATTCTATCCCCTTCGCCCGGCGATTCTATTTTAATCACCTCGGCGCCCATATCAGCCAGGATTAGGCTCGCATAGGGCCCGGAGAGCATCTGGGAAAGGTCTAATATCCTAACACCATCGAGAAGAGGCATCGATTGCCCTCCTTTTTTGCGATGTCAAAGGTTCACCGGCTCCTTGAATGTGCCAAAAACATCCTTCAGCGCAGCTGTTATCTCGCCGACAGTGGCATAGAGCTTGACCGCGTCCATGATGTAGGGCATCAGGTTTTCGCTCGTTGCGGCCTTTTCACGAATTCTCTCGAGAGCCGAGCGGACCGCGGCGTTGTCCCTATGGGCCTTCAGCTTCCTAAGCTCCTGTATTTTCTCCATAGCAGCCTGGGGGTTGTACTCATGGATTTCTACCTTTCTCTCCTCTGCCTCCGCCTCCTGCCTATACTTGTTCACCCCGACCTTGACCAGCTCTCCGCTCTGGAGCTTCTTCTCCAATAGATAGGCCTGCCTGGAGACCTCCCTCTGGATGGCACCTTCCGAGATGAGCTTGACGATTCCACCCCGAGCGTCCACATCCCTCATCGTCTCCACGATTCTCTTCTCCATCTCGCCGGTTAGCCATTCCACATAGTAGGAGCCGCCGAGGGGGTCAACGGTGTCGGCGAGCCCCATCTCCTCCACAAGAATCTGCATCGTGCGCAGCGAGATGAGCGCGGCCTTCTTTGAAGGAATCGTGTAGGCCTCGTCGTAGGAGCAGAGGGCCATCGTCTGCGTCCCGCTGAGCGCGGATATCAGCGCGTAGTAAGCCCCTCGGACGATGTTGTTCTCCGGCTCCTCGATCGTGAGCCCCCCGCCGCCCCCACCGGCAATCATTTTCATTTTCATTGACTCCGGGTTGCGGCAGCCGAACTCGTCCCTCATCAGCTTCGCCCAGAGCCTCCTCGCCGCTCTAAATTTTGCGACCTGCTCGAATATGTTTCCGTGGATGTCGAAGTTGAACGAGAAGCGAGGCACGAACTCATCCGGGTGAAGGCCCCGCTCCATCACGGCCCTTATGTAGGCACGGGCGATGCAATAGGCGTATGAAATCTCCTGAACCGGGTTGGCCCCCGACTCCCTGATGTGGTAGCCGCAGACGCTCACCGGATAATATCTTGGCGCGTGCTTGGAGCAGAACTCGATAGTGTCCGCGATCAGCCGAATCGAGGGCTCGACGGGGAATATCCAAGTCCCCCTGCCAATGTACTCCTTCAGAATGTCGTTCTGGGCCGTCCCCCTCACCTCGCTCAGGGGCACTCCTCTCTTCTCGGCCATCGCGAGATACATCGCTATCATTATTGCGGCGCTGCCGTTGATGGTCAGCGAGGTCGAGATTTTGTCGATGGGGATGCCGTCGAACGCAATCTCCATATCTTTCAGGGTATCTACCGCCATCCCGACCCTCCCGACCTCGCCCTCAGCAAGAGGGTCGTCGGAGTCTATGCCCATCTGGCTGTGCAGGCTGAAGGCTACGTTAAGCGCGTTCTGGCCCTGCGAGAGGAGGAATTTAAAGCGCTCATTTGTCTCTCTCGGGGTTCCGAAACCTGCATACTGGCGCATCGTGTAGGGTCGGGCGCGATACATGAGCGGGTGGATGCCCCTCGTGAAAGGGAACTCTCCGGGCTTTCCAAGCTCGCTCGCAGGGTCAAATCCCTTCAGGTCCTCAGGGCCGTAAACAGGCTTGACCTCGATACCAGACTCGAGAATCACGGGTCGGACCTTCTCACCGCTCTTTCTCTCCTCAACCGGCTTCGAAGAGGGCGCGGGATGGACAGGAGTCTCTACCTTGTGAGGCGGCGGCGGGGAGGAGGCCCCCACCATTTCTCCCCCAACCCTATTCCTGAGGAATTCCACGAGGCTGTCGAAGCGCGTCCCCGTCGGGAAGACCGCCGCGGCGCCCATCGCCCTGAGTGCCTCGTGGTCCTTTTTTGGAATGTTGCCCCCGACAATGACCGTGATGTCGCCAGCGCCGGCCTTCCTCAGGCCCGCCATTAATTTCTCGGTTATCGGTAAATGTGCTCCAGAGAGAATGCTCAGGCCGATCACGTCCACGTCCTCCTGCAGGGCGGTGTTGATTATCTGGTCCACCGTCTGATGAAGGCCAGTGTAGATCACCTCCATCCCGGCCTCCCGTAGGGCGTAGGCCACGACCTTCGCTCCTACGTCGTGCCCGTCCAGCCCGGGCTTTGCGATCAGGACCCGAATTCTTCTTTCGGTCGACAAGCTCACCACCTCTGCTTCCTGTTCCGAGCATGCCGCTCGCTCGATTGCCCTCTGACCCTCACCAGCTCCGCTCACCTCGCCCCCAGTATCGTCACCGAGGCCACCGCCCCCGGTCCCCCAATATTGTGAGCAAGGCCCAGACGCGCATCCGGAACCTGCCTCTTCCCAGCCCGGCCTTGGAGCTGCCTCGTCAGCTCATAAAGCATCCTGAGCCCCGTGGCCCCCACAGGGTGACCGCAGCTCAGGAGCCCTCCACTGAGATTTACGGGAAGCTCACCACCTGCAGAGGTCACCCCTTCCTCGACCAGTCTCTTCCCCTCGCCTCTCGCGCACAGGCCCAGGTCCTCGTAGGTCACGAGCTCGACGCTGGCGAAGCAATCATGGACCTCCGCCACGTCTAGCTCCTTCATCGGGTTGCTGATTCCCGCGTCCCGGTAGGCCTTTGTGGCAGCGACCCGCGTCGCCCTGTAGCCGGTGAACTCGTGGTGGGGGTCGTAGAATGGCAAGTCCCAGCCCGTCGAGACCGAGAAGCCGTGGCCCTTAACAAGAACATAGTCCTTATTGAACTTCGCCGCGTCCTCCGTTCTCGTCATCACCACACATGCGGCGCCATCTGTGGTAGGGCAGCTCATCAGGACAGTCAGCGGCCAGGCGACCATTGGGGAATTCATCACCTGCTCCAAGGAGAACTCCTGCCTGTACTGCGCCTTGGGATTGTTGATGGCATGCCTATGGTTCTTGACCGATATCATCCCGAGATGCTCGGCCTTTGTCCCGAACTCGTGCATGTGCCTTGTGAT
The genomic region above belongs to Thermoplasmata archaeon and contains:
- a CDS encoding acetyl-CoA acetyltransferase, whose amino-acid sequence is MGLRDKIAIIGAGCTMFGENFHLDYSDMMVEAAAEALEEAHLTGRDIQAAWLGTAFPDAGVWKGRSGMDLAQSLGIFDIPITRVSNYCATGGDAFRNACYCLLSGEADVVMAMGVEKLRDRPPQESLVRMMVENGHPIIQKGFTAAGTFAVTITRHMHEFGTKAEHLGMISVKNHRHAINNPKAQYRQEFSLEQVMNSPMVAWPLTVLMSCPTTDGAACVVMTRTEDAAKFNKDYVLVKGHGFSVSTGWDLPFYDPHHEFTGYRATRVAATKAYRDAGISNPMKELDVAEVHDCFASVELVTYEDLGLCARGEGKRLVEEGVTSAGGELPVNLSGGLLSCGHPVGATGLRMLYELTRQLQGRAGKRQVPDARLGLAHNIGGPGAVASVTILGAR
- a CDS encoding methylmalonyl-CoA mutase family protein — translated: MSGAGEGQRAIERAACSEQEAEVVSLSTERRIRVLIAKPGLDGHDVGAKVVAYALREAGMEVIYTGLHQTVDQIINTALQEDVDVIGLSILSGAHLPITEKLMAGLRKAGAGDITVIVGGNIPKKDHEALRAMGAAAVFPTGTRFDSLVEFLRNRVGGEMVGASSPPPPHKVETPVHPAPSSKPVEERKSGEKVRPVILESGIEVKPVYGPEDLKGFDPASELGKPGEFPFTRGIHPLMYRARPYTMRQYAGFGTPRETNERFKFLLSQGQNALNVAFSLHSQMGIDSDDPLAEGEVGRVGMAVDTLKDMEIAFDGIPIDKISTSLTINGSAAIMIAMYLAMAEKRGVPLSEVRGTAQNDILKEYIGRGTWIFPVEPSIRLIADTIEFCSKHAPRYYPVSVCGYHIRESGANPVQEISYAYCIARAYIRAVMERGLHPDEFVPRFSFNFDIHGNIFEQVAKFRAARRLWAKLMRDEFGCRNPESMKMKMIAGGGGGGLTIEEPENNIVRGAYYALISALSGTQTMALCSYDEAYTIPSKKAALISLRTMQILVEEMGLADTVDPLGGSYYVEWLTGEMEKRIVETMRDVDARGGIVKLISEGAIQREVSRQAYLLEKKLQSGELVKVGVNKYRQEAEAEERKVEIHEYNPQAAMEKIQELRKLKAHRDNAAVRSALERIREKAATSENLMPYIMDAVKLYATVGEITAALKDVFGTFKEPVNL